The Macaca mulatta isolate MMU2019108-1 chromosome 9, T2T-MMU8v2.0, whole genome shotgun sequence genomic sequence GgggcgctgtggctcaggcctgtaatcccagcactttgggaggccaaggcgggcggatcacgaggtcaggagatggagaccatcctggctaacacggtgaaaccccgtctctactaaaaatacaaaaaattagccgggcgtggtggcaggtgcctgtagtcccagctactcgggaggctgaggcaggagaatggcgtaaactcgggaggtggagcttgcaatgagccgagatcgcgccactgcactccagcctgggggacagagcgagactcgtctcaaaacaaaaacaaaaacatgtatctTGAATCTGATTACTTTTCGCTAAAATAGTACTGTAATATAGTAATAGGTAAtgctagaaaaaataattaaagccaTAGATACCATTTATTGTAGGTTTACTGATTGTCAGGCACTATGGCCACTCTCTGGATTGGTTCATTCCCGGCAAATGGATAGGAGATATCTACTATCAGGAACCACAAACGGCAGTAGTCTCCATGCTGTGATTAGCTTTCATAGGGAATTGTATCTGGGATTCAAGGAGCAGAAAGTAACGCATTTCGCCCTCCGTATCTGCTCAGGGGTAACCCCTGGCAGCGATCCTACGTGAGACCTACGTTGGCACAGTGAGCTAGGCCTGCACCCGCTCCAGTCCTCGCGCGTGCGCATAAAAGCCTATTCCCGGGGGCGGGGCCTGAGCGAGCTGGGCGGGGCCTGAAGGAGCCGGGAACTCCTGCAGCTCCACCACGTTACTAAGAGACGCGAGGGTCACAGAGGCCACAACACTTGGCCTCTCGCTGGCCCTGCCCTAGGATCCCGAATAGAGAACGCGAGCACCGCCACGCCCGCCTGTGAGTTCCCGGGCGCCCCCGGCCTCTCCAGCTCGGCGGAGCGAGGATAACCGGAGAGCCGGACCCAGGGGTGGGTGGATGCGTCGCTGGAGGCGGGGACCATGCCCGCCAACCCCTGCGCCCCGGCCGTAGCCCCACCCCGGAAGTCCTTGCTTCGCCTTCTCCGCCCCGCAGTTCTCTAGTGTCTCTTGAGGTTTACCCAGGTGATCCCGTGGTTTTCATGTGTCTTCCGTGTTTTTCAGGGAAGCGGGTCACTATTTGGCCGTTCCAGAATCTCAGAGTCCGGTTCTCCCGGAAGTTTCTGGGCTGCCCCGGACCCCATTGGCTTTAGGAGCCGCGACTCCGAGGGTTCTGATTTGGACCCTAAATTTTGGAATACTGTGCTTTGTCCATCCTAGCCTTCTTCAGGCAGATTTCACCTCCCACACATTGAGTAATTTATGGCAGAAAGGAAGTTGGAGGGATGGGGACTGCAGGTTAGCTGTGGGGGCCGGAAGGGAGCGGCTTTGTGCTGCGCATATGCAGGTTGCACTCCCGGAGCAGGGACCGCCAGGCGTGCTTTGGGAACCGCTTTTGTCTTTCAAATGAACGCCCAGCGACAGCGGACGGGAGTTCCAGGACCTTAGAGACCGTCTAGTGCTTCTCTTTCAGTTAAGGAAACAGGCCGAGGCGTGTTCATGGCCTTGCCTAAGGTTACGTGCTGATTACAGGGCTACTCCTGCTGCCTTTTAGAAACAGAAACctaacaggagaaaaaaaaacggACTATAAGGGAGGCTGATGCTCTTGAAGTTTTAATACTACTAAAAGTAAACGCACTTTTCAGAGTGGAAGGGAAGTGAAAAAGGAATTTGGGTAGCTGGCTACATCAGAAGCTTCTGTTACAACTTTAGATTGTCAGGGATTTCAGATGgtgggtttttaaaataacaagctcgaggccgggcgtggtggctcacgcctgtaatcccagcactttgggaggctgacgcaggcgggtcacctaaggtcaggagttcgagactagcctgaccaacatggaaaaaccccgtctctactaaaaatacaaaaaaattagacgggcgtggtggcgcatacctgaaatctcagctagaggggaggctgaggcaggagaatcgctttaactcgggaggcagaggttgcattgagccaagattgccccattgcactccagcctgggcaacaagagcaaaactcagtctcaaaaaaataataaagaacataaCATGCTCCTCTATTGAACCATGGGGTTATGTCCCAGTAAACCCATGGTAGGtcgaaaatgcatttaatgcacCTAGCCAAACTTAAACGTCCTCAGAACACTTACCTTGCCTGCAGTTGGGCAACATCGTCTAACACAAAggctattttataataaagtgttgactaTGTCATGTAACTTACTGAATACTGCATTctaaatggaaaacagaatggttgtatgggtactcgAATTACactttctactgaatgcatattgcttGTGCACCATGGTAAAGTGGAGATGCGAATTGAACCTTTCTGTGGGACCATCCATATGCATATAAACTCTGTTTCATGTAATTCAGTTTTACAAACCAGAAACTCAGGCATTGctgtttcctttttgtggagatacaacttggtattttagacatcaaatgtatttgtattttatttatttatttgagatggagccttgctctgttgcccaggctggagtgccgtggcgtgatctcggctcactgcaagctccatctcccaggttcacatcattctcctgcctcagcctctggagtagctgggactacaggggaccgccaccatgccccgctaattttttttttttttttttttagtagagacggggtttcaccatgttagccaggatggactcgatctcctgacctcatgatccgcccacctcggcctcccaaagtgttgggattacaggcgtcagccaccgtgtccagccccgagacggggtttcaccacgttggccaggctggtctcgaactcctgacctcaggtgatccagctgcctcggcttcccaaaatgctgggattacaggcgtgagcctccgcgcctggcccaaatgtttatttttatttaattttaaattatttttttcttgaggcagggtctcactcgtctcccaggctgaagtgcagtgactcCATCACAGCTGACTGTGGCCTCAACCTTgggggctcaaacaatccacccaccttagcgtCCCCaacagctgagactacaggcatgggacaccacacccagctaattttattttttgtagagacagggtctccctatgttgcccaggctggtcttgaactcttggactcaaatgattctccctcCTCGGTCTCAGaaagagctggggttacaggtgtgagccactgcatccagccattgaatgtattttttatcaattcttttttttggcACAACTGCCAGTAAAGAAACCACTCAGTCTGCAGGTGCTGAGTGCCAGCAGAATTAGTACCGCCACTGAATTTCCTATAGAATTACTGAAAAATCTATCAAGGAATTGTAAGTTGATCTTTCctaattttagtttcattttgtgtttttaataaaatgaaaggccaaaaagaaaaaaaagaagaatttccaCCACCACCACTTATATAGCATAGTTACGGTAGTCACTAGAGTTCCTATTATGGTGAAATTTACATTCATATTCTCTTTAAgtattttgggaaaataaaattttgaaatgctTAATAATAACTGGAAGATGTCTATTTCTACTGAGAAAAGTGGTGATTTTCCCCACAGTCCAATTGAATACAGCATATTTTCTGCTCATCTATTAAATGTAGCATTTTTATGTATAGTTGCTGTAATTTTCTGAGCTGAAAGTGACAAAAGGTTACATAGATGGCATTcaagaaaatatgttttgaatgaaTATGAGCAAAAAGTCAAGCCTAAAGCAAAAAGGGCCTGGATAAGACAAAGATTCAGATTGTATCACTGCATGTGCTTCATCTGTAAAAGTCCTGTAAGTAATACAGTCactaaattcatataaaaatatgacTAATTTtgaaagggtttttgtttttatttatttatttgtttttcagacagagtctcgctttgtcacccaggctggagtgcagtggcaccatctcggctcactgcaacctccacctcctgggttcaagcagttttctgcctcagcctccccagtagctggtactacagatgcCCGCTacctaccatgctcagctaattatttttagtagacacggggtttcaccatattggcgaggctggtcttgaactcctgaccttgtgatccacccacctcggcctcccagagtgctgggattacaggcgtgagccagtctGTTCCTGTCCTGAAAGTATTGTAATACAGTGAGttcactaactttttttttttttagacagagtttttttagatagagtttcacttttgttgcccaggctggagtgcaatggcacgatctgggctctctgcaacctctgcctcccaggttcaagcaattctcctacctcagcctcctgattagctgggattacaggcatgcgctaccacacccagctaattttgtatttttcgtagagatggggtttctccatgttggtcaaggtggtctcgaacttccgacctcaggtgatgcacccacctcagcctcccaaaacgctaggattacaggggtgagccaccatgcctggcctaacttttttctttaatatttcttagaACCTTTTTCCTGTGTAACATATCTATATTGCTGTgtaatatatcatattatatatatgaatggATTCTTGGGCTGTATCACATGTCCAACTCACCTCTTTGTCATAGCTGGTGTATTGCTAGTATATTGTGCAACAGTGGAGTAGCAAACTTCCCACTAGAATGAATGGCGTTAAAGGACAAAGGTTTCACTGAAGCATGGCTTATTTATTGTTTTGCCAAGTGTTCCAAATTTTACATAAATTCGTATAATACTATAAAACTGAacccggtgtggtggcttacgcctgtaatcgcagcactgtgggaggccgaggtacacgaatcacttgaagccaggagttcgagaccagcctgcaaaacatggtgaaacgcatctctactaaaaatataaaaatgtggccaggtgtgatggctcatgcctgtaatcccagcactttgagaggccaaggtgggcggatcatgaagtcaggagatcaagaccatcctggttaagacggtgaaaccccatctctactaaaaatacaaaaaattagccaggcatggtagtgggcacctgtagttccagctactcgggaggctgaggcaggagaatggtgtgaacccgggaggtggaacttgcagtgagccaaaatcacaccactgcactccagcctgggcaacagagcaagataacatctcaaaagaaaaaaaaaaagaaaagaaaaagaaaaaagaaaaaaaaaatatatataaattagctgggtggggtggtacgcatctgtagtcccagctactcaggaggctgaggcaggagaattgcttgaactcaggaggccacagtgagccaagatgacaccactgtactccagcctgggcaatgcagtgagaccccatttcaaaaaaaaaaaaaaaagaattgccttAAAATGCAACATGGGTCTGAGCCTAAGTCAATAACTAAAGATCAAAAGTTTTTAAGAAGTCAACACACTGACAAAACTCTGATTTTCTTTGATCTGATCAATGTACATGTTGGTATGCACATTGGAAAAAATGCAAACAGCAATACTAATGCtactgaaataatttcttttatcaggGTAAGAACTGTGTGACTCATGCCTTCATTTAGATTCATTTAAATCTGGAGCTAAGTTCAAACAACTCTGGGAATTATGATTTCAGAATGCAGtgggcccagcgcggtggctcatgcctgtaatcccagcattttgggaggccgaggtgggtggatcacgaggtcaagagatcgagaccatcctggccaaaagggtgaaacctcatctaataaaaatacaaaaatcagctgggcatggtggtgcgtgcctgtagtcccagctactcaggaggctaaggcaggagaatcacttgaacctgggaggcgaaggatgcagtgaacagagttcacgccactgcactatagcctggtgacagagcgagactatgtctcaaaaaaacaaaaacaaaaacaaaaacaaaaaacaacgtAAACACTATAATCTTTAGAATGTTAAGTAATTCAACACAAATCTAAATAGGAAGAGCATTAGAccaactttcttatttttcatagaaaagaGTCCATTTGTACTTGTGACTTAGCCTCCTAACAGtcttcattatcttttttttactAACCACTAAGGGAACATTTAGGCTACATCTTTCATACTGAAGAAATATATGTCTGAAATTCAGCAAGTCTGTCCATTTTATTTCCATTCCCTGTTTTTCACCTATTAAATCCAAGTAAAGCTAAATTTATGTCCTGTAAAAGCATTTATTATaagatctttttaaataaaactttcaagTCTATGTTAATTCATCAtatatttagcataatttttacCCAGTATGAAGGATGGATATTTCTAACTGATGTGATGCTTATTTTGActtttcctttatatatatatatgcttttttttttttttgagccagagtctcagtctgttacccaggctggagtgcaatggagcagtattggctccctgcaacctccacctcctgggtttcaagcaattctcaaaccttagcctcccaagtagcaaggatTGCAGGCAGCTTCcactacgcccagttaatttttttttcttttttgagaaggagtttcgctcatgttgcccaggctggagtgcaatggtatgatctcagctcactgcaacctccacctcccaggttcaagcgattctcctgactcagcctcccaagtagctgagattacaggcatgtgccaccacgcctggctaattttgcatttttagtagagacagggtttcaccatgttggccaggctggtcttgaactcctgacctcaggtctcctgacctcagtctcccaaagtgctaggattacaggcctgagccaccatgtccagactTTCCTTGTTATACTTTAATGTATTTCTTGACCTTTTTAACATAATGAGCATTTGTCATTGTgactgaaaaaaattcaaaaaatattaatttatttacagGATCTGACTTTAATTTTAGTGTTTCAgccaatagaaatatattttaatagaagaATGGATTCAAGGAATCATAGTGAAAATTCTGGACACTTTATTTCAGTTAAATGACTgatatattttgttaataaaataagTAGCTGAGAAGACAAGTACAAGATTATGCCTTTGAAAAACTTGCTATGGAAATTTGGTGAATAGATGATTACATGAACTAAAATCATATATCTGACTTTCCAAGACTATTAGTGACCTCCTACACTGTTTTTAAATCCATGATCTCAGTACCACGACAGCCACACAGTGTGCATGGAATCTGTGTTAGTCCATCTTCTCACATTGGTTCATCAAAAAATCAGGTATGGcagggctcggtggctcacgcctgtaatccgagcactttgggaggctgaggcggagcaggtcacaaggtcaggagatcgagaccaacctggctaacacggtgaaaccctgtctttactaaaaatacaaaaaattacccgggcacggtggcggatgcttgtagtcctagctacttgggaggctgaggcaggagaatggtgtgaacccgggaggcggagcttgcagtgagccgcgagactccgtctcaaaaaaaaaataaataaataaaaagaataagccATTCCCTCCCCGAaacaagaaagggaagagagTGAGAAGATGGATCTTACATTCCCgtattaagagagagagagagagagagagatgcagttTTGAACATAGGTAAATGGAATGGTGGTGGATATTTTGACAATCTATTGAGCATGTTTTCAGAAATGTGCAAACTATTACCTGGAACTCCAATATTTGTATACAGCTTTTAAAACATCACTCCGTAACTCTAACTCTGACTGTAATTTTattgataaagaaataaatagactTTTATGTATCTTTCAGGTacttggggttttttgtttgtttgttacagATTTATCCCCACAAAATAGAACATGAATTCTTCTTAATCTTGGAATTGTGTgtttaaaaactaatatattTAATGGGATTCTCAACtctaagtataatttttaagtgGTAGTTTTGTGTATTCTTAAAGGGAATTTCAAAATTGTCATTATTACATTATCTATTAATGTTGTTTTAACATCTTTCAGATATTCTTGGTAATAAGGCCTCTGTAACCATGGCTAGTTCTGACGTAAAACCAAAATCAATAAGTCGTGCCAAAAAATGGTCAGAAGAGATAGAAAATCTGTACAGATTTCAACAAGCGGGATATCGGGATGAAACCGAATATAAACAAGTGAAACAAGTTTCTGTGGTAAGATTTATGCCTCTACAAACCTCAACTAGAAGTGCGTTTCTCAGATGCTGAAAAGTATTTTATGAACAACCAGAGAATAACTGAAGGGAATTCTACTCCAACTCTctcgttttatttatttttattttcttttattttcttttattctattttttgagacagagcctcattctgtcacccaggctggagtgcagtgacgcaatctccactcactccacctctgaggttcaagggattctcctgcctcagccaagtagctgggatcacaggtgtgcaccattacgcctggctaatttttgtatttttgtagagacaggattttgccatgttggccaggctagtcttgaactcctgacttcaagtgatccacacgcttcagcctcccagagtgctgggattacaggcaatagCCATGACACCCAGCCAGACTTTCTCATCTTATTGAGGGGGAGAGGCCCAGAAGAATGATTTGCAGGCAGAGTGAGGGAAGAGGTGGTCATTCAGCTGGGCACATTCAgaattttctatgttttattgAGCAACTGTGCTCTGCTAAATGAATCTTTTATGGTAGaccacaaaaaaagaatcttttttcCTCACTCAGGTGATTTTATTATCAGATAATCAGTTTGTGGGATAACTATTATTTCcctccttttactttt encodes the following:
- the MEIG1 gene encoding meiosis expressed gene 1 protein homolog gives rise to the protein MASSDVKPKSISRAKKWSEEIENLYRFQQAGYRDETEYKQVKQVSVVDRWPETGYVKKLQRRDNTFYYYNKQRECDDKEVHKVKIYAY